One region of Arthrobacter sp. StoSoilB22 genomic DNA includes:
- a CDS encoding FdhF/YdeP family oxidoreductase, with protein sequence MHSKAPRENIDESKLTVTKPKTKAVGIPAVANALKISLEQMGPLRSVQTLLAVNQLDGFDCMGCAWPEHEKRNAAEFCENGAKAVAEEGTRRRVTPEFFAHHSVAELKTRDDFWLGQQGRITHPMFLDEGATHYRTIEWEDAYDLMAEELRAMEHPDEAVFYTSGRTSNEAAFVYQLLVRGLGTNNLPDCSNMCHESSGSALVETIGIGKGSVSLTDLETASLIFVAGQNPGTNHPRMLSALEKAKKNGAIIVSVNPLPEAGLLHFENPQHLAGMIQGTQLTDDFLQIRAGGDQALFQGLGKYLLEAEAAGRNTPGLDTVLDHHFINNHTVGLDDYLRYLEKVEWDDIVEATGLTLEQIHATGERLLASSATIVCWAMGLTQHKHSVPTLRDVVNVLLLQGNIGKPGAGVCPVRGHSNVQGDRTMGIFEKMPPTFHDRLDQEFGFRSPREHGYDTVAAIRAMRDGKVRFFMGMGGNFVRAAPDSEVTEQALANTGLSVQISTKLNHSHLSTGRRALILPTLGRTEKDTQRTGDQRVTVEDSMSAVHASRGRLKPASDHLHSEVAIVCNLADRLFTDGHGHLPNTPQASWLAMRDDYTLIRKHIEAVFDGFEDFEARIQHPGGFVLPHPPRDARKFHTASGKAHFTGNELEFIKIPPGRLVLQTLRSHDQYNTTIYGKDDRYRGIHGGRRVVLINADDITELGFSDGDMVHLISEFQGTDRRAENFRIVSYSTPKGCAAAYYPETNVLVPLDSVADTSGTPTSKSVIIRLEKA encoded by the coding sequence ATGCATTCCAAAGCTCCACGCGAGAACATTGACGAGTCAAAGCTGACCGTCACCAAACCCAAGACCAAGGCCGTTGGCATCCCAGCTGTTGCCAACGCCCTGAAAATTTCGCTGGAACAGATGGGACCGCTGCGAAGCGTTCAGACCCTTCTAGCTGTGAATCAGCTGGACGGGTTCGACTGCATGGGATGCGCCTGGCCCGAGCATGAAAAGCGTAATGCGGCAGAGTTCTGCGAGAACGGCGCCAAGGCAGTGGCTGAGGAAGGCACCCGCCGCCGCGTCACGCCGGAGTTCTTTGCCCACCATTCCGTTGCTGAGCTCAAAACCCGCGATGATTTCTGGCTGGGCCAGCAAGGCCGGATCACCCACCCGATGTTCCTCGATGAAGGCGCTACTCACTACAGGACCATTGAGTGGGAAGATGCCTATGACCTCATGGCCGAAGAGTTGCGGGCCATGGAACACCCGGACGAAGCGGTTTTCTACACCTCCGGCCGGACCTCCAATGAAGCCGCGTTCGTGTACCAGCTCTTGGTTCGCGGCCTGGGCACCAACAACCTCCCGGACTGCTCCAACATGTGCCACGAATCCTCCGGCTCCGCACTGGTGGAAACCATTGGCATCGGCAAGGGTTCCGTCAGCCTGACGGACCTGGAGACGGCGTCACTGATCTTCGTCGCTGGACAGAACCCCGGCACCAACCACCCGCGCATGCTCAGCGCCTTGGAAAAGGCCAAGAAGAACGGCGCGATCATCGTGTCCGTCAACCCGCTTCCCGAAGCCGGGCTCCTGCACTTTGAAAACCCCCAGCACCTGGCCGGAATGATTCAAGGGACCCAGCTGACGGACGACTTCCTGCAGATCCGTGCCGGTGGAGACCAAGCCCTGTTCCAAGGACTGGGCAAATACCTTCTGGAGGCCGAAGCTGCGGGACGGAACACTCCGGGCCTGGACACCGTGCTGGATCACCACTTCATCAACAACCACACCGTGGGTCTCGATGACTACCTGCGCTACCTGGAGAAGGTGGAGTGGGATGACATTGTGGAGGCAACCGGCCTGACCCTGGAGCAGATCCATGCGACGGGTGAGCGCTTGCTCGCCTCCAGCGCCACCATCGTGTGCTGGGCCATGGGACTGACCCAGCACAAACATTCCGTCCCCACCCTCCGCGATGTGGTCAACGTTCTCCTGCTCCAGGGCAATATCGGCAAGCCCGGCGCCGGCGTGTGCCCCGTGCGCGGGCACTCGAACGTTCAAGGCGACCGCACCATGGGCATCTTCGAGAAGATGCCTCCGACGTTCCATGACCGGCTGGACCAGGAATTCGGGTTCCGCTCTCCCCGGGAGCATGGCTACGACACCGTGGCAGCCATCCGCGCCATGCGCGACGGGAAAGTCCGTTTCTTCATGGGGATGGGCGGCAACTTCGTGCGGGCCGCCCCCGATTCAGAGGTTACCGAGCAGGCCCTGGCCAACACTGGCCTGAGCGTGCAGATCTCCACCAAGCTGAATCACTCACACCTGTCCACGGGTCGGCGGGCTTTGATCCTGCCCACCCTCGGCCGCACCGAGAAGGACACGCAACGCACGGGCGACCAGCGGGTCACCGTGGAGGACTCCATGAGCGCCGTCCACGCCTCACGGGGACGCCTCAAACCTGCAAGCGACCACCTCCACTCGGAAGTGGCGATCGTCTGCAATCTCGCGGACAGGTTGTTTACGGACGGTCACGGGCACCTGCCCAACACGCCCCAGGCATCCTGGCTGGCCATGCGGGACGACTACACCCTGATCCGGAAGCACATTGAGGCCGTCTTCGATGGTTTTGAGGACTTTGAAGCACGCATCCAGCACCCCGGCGGCTTCGTGCTGCCACACCCACCGCGCGACGCCAGGAAGTTCCACACCGCATCCGGGAAAGCACACTTCACGGGCAACGAGCTGGAGTTCATCAAGATCCCGCCCGGCCGGCTGGTCCTGCAGACCCTGCGCTCACATGACCAGTACAACACCACCATCTACGGCAAGGACGACCGCTACCGCGGCATCCATGGTGGCCGGCGCGTGGTGCTCATCAACGCCGACGACATCACCGAGCTGGGATTCTCCGACGGCGACATGGTCCACCTGATTTCCGAGTTCCAAGGGACGGACCGGCGGGCCGAGAACTTCCGCATCGTGTCCTATTCGACGCCGAAAGGGTGCGCCGCCGCCTACTACCCGGAAACAAACGTCCTGGTGCCCTTGGATTCCGTGGCCGATACCAGTGGAACACCCACCTCGAAGTCGGTGATCATCCGGCTGGAGAAAGCGTAG
- the fdhA gene encoding formaldehyde dehydrogenase, glutathione-independent gives MSGNRAVAYKEPGVVEIIDTDYPTFELKDGPGVNPANVGRKVPHGAILRTVTTNICGSDQHMVRGRTTAPKDLVLGHEITGEVVEVGPDVEFIKVGDIVSVPFNISCGRCRNCKEQKTGICLNVNPDRPGSAYGYVDMGGWVGGQAEFVLVPYADWNLLRFPDRDQALEKIMDLTMLSDIFPTGFHGAVTAGVGVGSTVYIAGAGPVGLAAAVGAQLLGAAVVIVGDMNEDRLAQARSFGCETVNVSNGDPKEQIAQILGVPEVDCGVDAVGFEARGHGKDASHEAPATVLNSLMDITAAGGSLGIPGLYVTGDPGGIDEAAKHGSLSLSLGTGWAKSLSFTTGQCPVMKYNRQLMMAILHDKVQIAKAVNAKAIPLEDAPRGYAEFDAGSATKFVLNPNGYVKG, from the coding sequence ATGTCAGGAAACAGAGCAGTCGCCTACAAGGAACCCGGTGTCGTTGAGATCATCGACACTGACTACCCAACGTTTGAGCTCAAAGACGGACCAGGCGTCAACCCTGCCAACGTCGGAAGGAAAGTACCGCACGGCGCGATCCTCCGGACGGTGACCACCAACATCTGCGGTTCGGACCAGCACATGGTCCGCGGCCGCACCACGGCTCCGAAGGACCTGGTCCTCGGCCACGAAATCACCGGCGAGGTGGTGGAGGTGGGACCCGACGTCGAGTTCATCAAGGTAGGCGACATCGTCTCCGTGCCGTTCAACATCTCCTGTGGCCGCTGCCGGAACTGTAAGGAACAGAAGACCGGCATTTGCCTCAACGTCAACCCCGACCGCCCCGGCAGCGCCTACGGCTACGTTGACATGGGCGGATGGGTAGGCGGACAAGCAGAGTTCGTGCTGGTTCCCTACGCTGACTGGAACCTGCTGCGCTTCCCGGACCGCGATCAGGCCCTGGAAAAGATCATGGACTTGACCATGCTCTCGGACATTTTCCCCACCGGCTTCCACGGCGCGGTTACTGCCGGCGTGGGCGTAGGATCCACGGTTTACATCGCTGGTGCCGGGCCTGTGGGCCTTGCCGCCGCCGTCGGCGCCCAGTTGCTTGGCGCCGCCGTCGTGATTGTGGGCGACATGAACGAGGACCGGCTGGCGCAGGCGCGATCCTTCGGCTGCGAAACCGTCAACGTCTCCAACGGCGATCCCAAGGAGCAGATCGCACAGATCCTTGGAGTTCCGGAAGTGGATTGCGGCGTGGACGCTGTTGGTTTCGAAGCCCGCGGCCACGGCAAGGATGCCTCCCACGAGGCTCCGGCGACCGTGCTGAACTCCCTCATGGACATCACCGCCGCCGGCGGCTCCCTGGGCATCCCGGGCCTCTACGTCACTGGCGATCCGGGTGGAATCGACGAGGCAGCCAAGCACGGCTCCCTCTCACTGTCCCTCGGTACCGGCTGGGCAAAGTCCCTGTCCTTCACCACCGGCCAGTGCCCCGTCATGAAGTACAACCGCCAGCTGATGATGGCCATCCTCCATGACAAGGTCCAGATCGCCAAGGCCGTCAACGCCAAGGCCATCCCGCTCGAGGACGCTCCGCGCGGCTACGCCGAGTTCGACGCCGGATCGGCAACAAAGTTCGTGCTGAACCCCAACGGCTACGTGAAGGGTTAA
- a CDS encoding cyclodeaminase/cyclohydrolase family protein yields the protein MISSEAINDYLSRLASRQPTPGGGAAAALHAAQGAALVAMVARYTTGAKYEEHAALVNRITSAADHLMVESLRLADADEHAFQSVIDSYKLASDSDELKAIKSAAIQEALVQAAHTPAQLINVAGEVVDLATELFDVANPNVISDVAAAADAARAAATTARVNIDINVVAIKHGQARSRLAEQTDGIEEKVVLAADALAKRVRERILS from the coding sequence ATGATCAGTTCAGAAGCCATCAACGATTACCTCTCCAGGCTTGCCTCACGCCAGCCCACCCCCGGTGGGGGCGCGGCCGCAGCCCTGCATGCCGCCCAAGGTGCCGCTTTGGTAGCCATGGTGGCCAGATACACCACCGGCGCAAAGTATGAGGAACACGCCGCTCTGGTCAACCGGATCACCAGCGCCGCCGACCACCTGATGGTGGAGTCCTTGCGCCTGGCGGACGCCGATGAGCACGCTTTCCAGTCCGTCATCGACTCCTACAAGCTCGCGTCAGACAGCGATGAACTTAAGGCAATAAAGTCTGCTGCCATCCAGGAAGCGCTGGTCCAGGCGGCCCACACTCCCGCGCAGTTGATCAACGTTGCCGGTGAAGTGGTGGACCTTGCCACCGAACTCTTTGATGTGGCCAACCCCAACGTCATCAGCGACGTCGCGGCTGCCGCGGACGCAGCACGCGCAGCTGCAACCACGGCCCGGGTCAACATCGACATCAACGTCGTGGCCATTAAACACGGCCAAGCCCGCTCCCGCCTGGCAGAACAGACGGACGGGATTGAGGAAAAGGTGGTGCTGGCGGCAGATGCCTTGGCGAAGCGCGTCCGCGAAAGGATCCTCTCATGA
- a CDS encoding bifunctional 5,10-methylenetetrahydrofolate dehydrogenase/5,10-methenyltetrahydrofolate cyclohydrolase has translation MTAVQGNTEVLSGKPLAALIQQRAQQESTLLDDEGLHPVLAVVVATDDESTHWYVRSIERAAGRAGIGCRIVDLGHDATEQVLANVLTDLSAEPTVHGIILQTPLPAAVRPDRLVGLIAPDKDIDGANPLSLGRLAVGQPAFAPATARAVVELLDHFQIPVAGRNVAVVGRSAVVGKPLSLLLLAKDATVTVCHSKSGALEHYTRPADVVVVAAGRTGLLTGNHVSEKTVVIDVGTNVLADGSLVGDVDEASVTGVAAGLSPVPGGVGSVTTALLLLHTVEAARQQSHSGLLAASTSRI, from the coding sequence ATGACCGCAGTGCAAGGGAACACCGAAGTACTTTCCGGCAAGCCGCTCGCTGCCCTCATCCAGCAGCGGGCCCAGCAGGAGTCAACCCTCCTGGACGATGAGGGCCTCCACCCGGTGCTGGCTGTTGTTGTGGCAACGGACGATGAGTCCACACACTGGTACGTTCGGTCCATTGAACGTGCAGCCGGGCGGGCAGGCATCGGCTGCAGGATAGTCGATCTTGGCCACGACGCCACCGAGCAGGTCCTGGCCAATGTCCTTACGGACCTCAGCGCCGAACCCACCGTTCACGGCATCATCCTGCAGACTCCCCTGCCCGCTGCCGTGCGACCTGACCGGCTGGTGGGGCTCATCGCCCCGGATAAAGATATCGACGGCGCCAATCCCCTCAGTCTCGGTCGCTTGGCTGTGGGACAGCCCGCCTTCGCCCCCGCTACCGCCCGGGCAGTGGTGGAACTGCTGGACCACTTCCAGATCCCGGTAGCGGGACGGAACGTGGCCGTCGTCGGGCGTTCCGCCGTGGTGGGCAAGCCGCTGTCTTTGCTGCTCCTCGCGAAAGACGCGACCGTCACCGTCTGCCATTCCAAATCCGGGGCGCTGGAACACTACACCCGGCCCGCCGACGTCGTGGTTGTTGCTGCTGGGCGGACCGGGCTCTTGACCGGGAATCACGTCTCGGAGAAGACTGTGGTGATCGACGTCGGCACGAACGTCCTGGCCGACGGTTCCCTGGTGGGAGACGTTGACGAGGCCAGTGTCACCGGCGTGGCGGCCGGGCTGAGTCCGGTCCCGGGCGGGGTGGGATCAGTGACCACCGCGCTCCTGCTCCTGCACACTGTGGAAGCCGCCCGGCAGCAGTCCCACAGCGGGTTGCTGGCCGCTTCCACTTCCCGGATCTGA
- a CDS encoding FAD-dependent oxidoreductase, which yields MASTPRIVIIGAGIVGTNLADELVTRGWNNITVLDQGPLNMPGGSTSHAPGLVFQTNPSKSMALFAKYTVEKLLSLTEDGQSCFNQVGGLEVATTETRLADLKRKLGYALSWGIDGKILSREECKALYPLINEEDILGGLHVPTDGLALAARAVQLLIKRTEAAGVKYIGNTEVTGIEQTNRRVTGVETADGVIPADIVVSCAGFWGAKVGELIGMSVPLLPLAHQYVKTTPVPAQKGKNELPNGAQLPILRHQDQDLYYREHGERYGIGSYAHRPMPVDLDELGSYEPSSISEHNMPSRLDFTLEDFLPAWEATKQILPALRESEIEDGFNGIFSFTPDGGSLVGESKEVDGFFVAEAVWVTHSAGIARAVAELLVDGKSQIDLGDCDIHRFEEVQLTPEYVSETSQQNFVEIYDVMHPLQPKLSPRNLRVSPFHARHKQLGGYFLEGAGWERPYWFEANAELLKEMPDDWQPPARDAWSGMFSSPIAAAEAWKTRTAVAMYDMTPLKRLEISGPGAVKLLQELTTGDMSKKPGAVTYTLLLDEAGGIRSDITVARLSEDTFQLGANGNMDTAYFERAARHQTENGDAGDWVQVRDTTGGTCCIGLWGPLARDLISTVSSDDFSNDGLKYFRSKKVTIGGVTVTAMRLSYVGELGWELYTSADNGQRLWDALWKAGQPFGVIAAGRAAFSSLRLEKGYRSWGSDMTTEHDPYEAGLGFAVKMTKENFVGKAALEGRTEEGSARRLRCLTVDDGRSLVLGKEPVFYKDQAVGYVTSAAYGYSVRKPIAYAYLPSAVSLGDSVEIEYFGRRIQATVTEDPLYDPTMSRLRG from the coding sequence GAAAAGCTCCTGTCCCTCACGGAGGATGGCCAGAGCTGCTTCAACCAGGTGGGTGGACTGGAAGTAGCCACCACGGAGACCCGCCTGGCTGACCTGAAGCGCAAGCTCGGCTACGCACTGTCATGGGGCATCGACGGCAAGATCCTCTCCCGCGAGGAGTGCAAGGCGCTCTACCCGCTGATCAACGAGGAAGACATCCTCGGTGGCCTGCACGTCCCCACCGATGGCCTGGCGCTTGCAGCCCGTGCCGTGCAGCTGCTGATCAAGCGCACCGAAGCTGCCGGGGTGAAGTACATCGGCAACACCGAGGTCACCGGAATTGAGCAGACCAACCGCCGCGTGACCGGCGTCGAAACCGCCGACGGCGTGATCCCCGCGGACATCGTGGTTTCCTGCGCCGGTTTCTGGGGCGCCAAGGTGGGCGAGCTGATCGGAATGTCCGTTCCGCTCCTCCCGCTGGCTCACCAGTATGTAAAAACGACGCCGGTTCCCGCCCAGAAGGGCAAGAACGAACTGCCCAACGGCGCCCAGCTGCCCATCCTGCGTCACCAGGACCAGGACCTTTACTACCGCGAGCACGGCGAGCGCTACGGCATTGGCTCTTACGCTCACCGCCCCATGCCCGTGGACCTTGACGAGCTGGGTAGCTACGAGCCCAGCAGCATCAGCGAACACAATATGCCCTCCCGCCTGGACTTCACGCTGGAGGACTTCCTTCCTGCGTGGGAGGCCACCAAGCAGATCCTGCCGGCACTGCGCGAAAGTGAAATCGAGGATGGTTTCAACGGCATCTTCTCCTTCACCCCGGACGGTGGCTCACTGGTGGGCGAGTCCAAGGAAGTGGACGGGTTCTTCGTTGCAGAGGCCGTGTGGGTGACCCACTCCGCCGGCATTGCCCGCGCTGTGGCCGAACTGCTGGTGGACGGAAAGTCTCAGATTGATCTGGGAGACTGCGACATCCACCGTTTCGAAGAGGTTCAGCTGACCCCCGAATATGTCAGCGAAACGTCCCAGCAGAACTTCGTGGAAATCTACGATGTGATGCATCCGCTCCAGCCCAAGCTCTCCCCCCGCAATCTTCGCGTCAGCCCCTTCCACGCCCGCCACAAGCAGCTGGGCGGCTACTTCCTGGAAGGCGCCGGCTGGGAACGTCCGTACTGGTTCGAAGCCAACGCTGAACTCCTCAAGGAAATGCCGGACGATTGGCAGCCCCCGGCCCGTGACGCCTGGTCCGGAATGTTCAGCTCGCCCATTGCCGCAGCTGAAGCCTGGAAAACCCGCACAGCCGTTGCCATGTATGACATGACGCCACTGAAGCGCCTCGAGATCTCCGGCCCGGGAGCCGTGAAGTTGCTACAGGAACTGACCACCGGTGACATGTCCAAGAAGCCCGGCGCGGTCACGTACACGCTCCTTCTGGACGAGGCCGGCGGCATTCGAAGTGACATCACGGTGGCCCGCCTCAGCGAAGACACCTTCCAGCTGGGCGCCAACGGCAACATGGACACCGCCTACTTCGAGCGGGCAGCACGGCACCAAACGGAGAACGGCGACGCCGGCGACTGGGTCCAGGTGCGTGACACCACTGGCGGCACCTGCTGCATCGGCCTGTGGGGTCCGTTGGCCCGCGACCTCATCAGCACCGTCAGCAGCGACGACTTCAGCAACGACGGCCTGAAGTACTTCCGTTCCAAGAAGGTCACCATCGGAGGGGTCACCGTCACTGCGATGCGCCTTTCCTACGTGGGCGAACTCGGCTGGGAGCTCTACACCAGCGCAGACAACGGGCAGCGCCTCTGGGACGCCCTGTGGAAGGCCGGCCAGCCGTTCGGCGTCATTGCCGCAGGCCGTGCCGCGTTCAGCTCGCTGCGACTGGAAAAGGGCTACCGTTCCTGGGGCTCGGACATGACCACCGAGCACGATCCTTACGAAGCGGGCCTCGGGTTTGCCGTAAAAATGACCAAGGAAAACTTCGTCGGTAAGGCCGCTTTGGAAGGCCGCACCGAGGAAGGCTCAGCCCGCCGCTTGCGCTGCTTGACCGTCGACGACGGCAGGAGCCTGGTGCTGGGCAAGGAACCGGTGTTCTACAAGGACCAGGCCGTGGGTTATGTGACCAGCGCCGCCTACGGCTACTCGGTCCGCAAGCCGATCGCCTACGCCTACCTGCCCTCTGCAGTGTCCTTGGGGGACTCCGTGGAAATCGAATACTTCGGCCGCCGCATCCAGGCAACCGTCACCGAAGATCCGCTGTACGACCCCACCATGAGCCGGCTCCGGGGCTAA